One Rhineura floridana isolate rRhiFlo1 chromosome 14, rRhiFlo1.hap2, whole genome shotgun sequence genomic region harbors:
- the GOLM2 gene encoding protein GOLM2 isoform X4: MVGFGANRRGGRLPSFLFVALLLVIAVLAFNYWTTSSRQTVLQEEVAELQGQAKRNDVARGRLEKRNSELLLQVESHKKQLEQKETDHSHLSSQLQARDGQMRKCEESKIKLQNNTSYQMADIQRLKEQLIELRQECIHQEDHLQEYKTNNTELLKRLEYESFQCGQQIAELKKQHEENMRKLEDQIIQDQKTAHRSQTIKDTEAGLSNNPAILKTTQELDEKNVIKNEMPSTNNISNGKAEKIKPGDDAGMPGIEENDPAKAEDTLTALKKPLVSVSQNEHQPDGNLPTEKPHAPNLAQGVNSNHADGMKQIPAHPLQHLIPDHLLDNQKAEKELVKQASKDRISDFQRMKQNDEERELQMDLADYGKPHFNDVL; this comes from the exons ATGGTGGGGTTTGGGGCCAACCGGAGGGGTGGCCGTCTCCCTTCATTTCTTTTTGTGGCCTTGCTGCTAGTCATTGCAGTTCTTGCCTTCAATTACTGGACTACCTCATCCCGCCAAACTGTCCTGCAGGAGGAGGTGGCAGAGTTGCAGGGCCAGGCCAAGCGCAACGATGTTGCCCGTGGGCGCTTGGAGAAGAGGAACTCTGAGCTCTTGCTCCAGGTGGAGTCGCACAAGAAACAGCTGGAGCAGAAGGAAACTGACCACAGCCACCTGAGCAGCCAGCTGCAAGCCAGGGATGGCCAGATGAGGAAATGTGAGGAGAGTAAG atCAAGCTCCAGAACAACACATCATATCAAATGGCAGACATACAACGCTTAAAAG AACAACTTATAGAGTTACGGCAAGAATGTATCCATCAAGAGGATCACCTTCAGGAATACAAGACCAATAATACAGAACTTCTGAAGAGGTTGGAGTATGAAAG TTTTCAGTGTGGACAACAGATTGCAGAACTGAAAAAACAGCATGAAGAAAATATGAGGAAGTTAGAGGACCAAATTATACAAGACCAAAAG ACTGCACACAGGAGCCAGACCATTAAAGACACTGAGGCAGGCCTGAGCAATAATCCAGCAATATTGAAGACAACCCAAGAATTGGATGAAAAGAATGTAATTAAGAATGAAATGCCTTCAACCAACAATATCTCGAATGGCAAAG CAGAGAAAATTAAACCAGGAGATGATGCAGGCATGCCTGGGATAGAAGAGAATGACCCTGCTAAAGCCGAAGATACACTCACTG CTTTGAAGAAGCCACTTGTTTCAGTTTCTCAAAATGAACATCAACCTGATGGAAATCTTCCCACAGAAAAACCCCACGCTCCAAATCTGGCTCAAG GAGTGAACAGCAACCATGCTGATGGGATGAAGCAGATCCCTGCACACCCTCTTCAGCACTTGATTCCTGATCACTTGCTGGATAATCAGAAAGCTGAAAAAGAACTTGTGAAACAGGCTTCAAAGGAcagaatcagtgacttccaaagaatgaagcaaa